From one Peromyscus maniculatus bairdii isolate BWxNUB_F1_BW_parent chromosome 17, HU_Pman_BW_mat_3.1, whole genome shotgun sequence genomic stretch:
- the Ccdc70 gene encoding coiled-coil domain-containing protein 70 yields MFPFKVSKWVGLACLRSLVLSSPSIRQKKLINKLQEEKAFREEMKNFHEKIEDFREEIWDFRSKIRAFRSQILDFQEEERPFWEEEKMFWKEEKSFWEREKSFREEEKTFWKKYRTFWKEDKAFWREDNALWERDRNLLQEDKALWEEEKALWVEERALLAEEKALWEDKKSLWEEENALWEEEKALWVEGGGFQILGEQRHQNGPYNANGEPQSTAFPRGRA; encoded by the coding sequence ATGTTTCCCTTCAAGGTGAGCAAATGGGTAGGACTGGCATGCCTCCGGTCTCTGGTGCTGTCCTCACCCAGTATTCGTCAGAAGAAACTAATAAACAAGCTGCAAGAGGAAAAGGCTTTTCGAGAAGAGATGAAAAATTTCCACGAGAAAATAGAAGACTTCAGAGAAGAGATATGGGATTTCCGAAGCAAGATCCGGGCTTTTCGGAGCCAGATCCTGGAtttccaggaagaagaaagacctttctgggaagaagagaaaatgttctggaaagaagaaaaatccttctgggaaagggaaaaatctttccgggaagaagaaaagactttCTGGAAAAAATACAGAACCTTCTGGAAAGAGGACAAGGCCTTCTGGAGAGAGGACAATGCTTTATGGGAAAGAGACAGGAATCTTCTTCAGGAGGACAAGGCcctctgggaggaggaaaaggccTTGTGGGTGGAGGAAAGAGCCCTGCTTGCAGAAGAGAAGGCTCTGTGGGAGGATAAAAAGTCTctctgggaggaagagaatgccctctgggaggaagagaaagcccTCTGGGTGGAAGGTGGTGGCTTCCAAAtccttggggagcagaggcaccAAAATGGCCCCTACAATGCCAATGGAGAGCCACAGTCCACAGCCTTCCCCCGAGGTCGTGCGTAG